The following proteins come from a genomic window of Gammaproteobacteria bacterium:
- a CDS encoding efflux RND transporter permease subunit — MIARLIHWSIHNRFLVLLATALAVAWGVWAVRTTPLDALPDLSDVQVIVRTTWPGQAPQLVEDQLTYPLTTTMLSVPYAKTVRGYSMFGESFVYVLFEDGVDLYWARSRVLEYLSQIQGELPDGARASLGPDATGVGWVYEYALVDRSGQHDLSQLRSLQDWFLKYELKSLPNVSEVATLGGFNRQYQIVVDPNRLRAYGVTVDQVIQAVRDANGEAGGSILELGEAEYMVRSRGYLRSLDDFRQIGLGARGDGVPLRLADVAEIRLGPELRRGIAELDGEGETVGGVIVMRYGANAVETIDAVKARLEQLQGSLPAGVEIVPTYDRSALIDRAVDNLGHKLLEEFIVVAIVCAAFLFHLRSALVAVVSLPVGVLVAFIVMRYQGIGANIMSLGGIAIAIGAMVDAAIVMIENAHKRIEHEGSDGDHSRRIAEAAAEVGPALFFSLLIITVSFVPVFSLQAQEGRLFAPLAYTKTYAMAAAAGLSVTLVPVLMVLFVRGRIRPESANPINRVLVRLYRPVILRVLRHPWWTLGLAGLVLLLSLWPMTRLGSEFIPPLDEGDVLYMPTTLPGVSPGKAAEILQQTDRILKTFPEVETVFGKVGRADTATDPAPLTMIETTIRLKPRDQWRPGMTQHGLIEAFDAALQIPGMGNVWVQPIRNRIDMLATGIKSPVGLKISGPDLAVIDRIGGEIEGVLKPIDGTVSAFAERVDGGRYIELHPYREQLARYGLSIAQFNRIVAVAVGGQNIGQTVEGLARYPINLRYPRQWRDSVAALESLPVLTADGQTLTLGSIAEVAIVDGPPMIKSENARPTGTVFVDIRDRDLGSYVAEAKQAVAAQVVLPAGYSIAWAGQFEYLERAAQRLRLVIPVTLAIIFVLLYLSFGRWTEALLIMGTLPFALVGGIWLIWALGHAVSVATAIGFIALAGVSAEFGVIMLIYLDQALRRHRETGEALTETRLDDAIIEGAVQRVRPKAMTVAVIVAGLLPMFWGAGTGSEIMQRIAAPMIGGMISAPLLSMLVLPAAYKLLHGRRLRRREHDA, encoded by the coding sequence ATGATCGCGCGCCTGATCCATTGGAGCATTCACAACCGTTTCCTGGTGTTGCTGGCAACGGCGCTGGCGGTGGCCTGGGGCGTGTGGGCGGTGCGAACCACGCCGCTCGATGCGCTTCCCGACCTGTCGGACGTGCAGGTGATCGTGCGCACCACTTGGCCGGGCCAGGCCCCGCAACTGGTCGAGGATCAGCTCACCTATCCCTTGACCACGACGATGTTGTCGGTGCCCTACGCCAAAACCGTGCGCGGCTATTCGATGTTCGGCGAATCCTTCGTCTACGTGCTGTTCGAGGACGGCGTGGACCTGTACTGGGCGCGTTCGCGCGTGCTGGAGTACCTGTCACAGATTCAGGGGGAGCTTCCGGACGGCGCCCGGGCGTCGCTGGGGCCGGACGCCACCGGCGTGGGCTGGGTCTACGAATATGCGCTGGTGGATCGCAGCGGCCAGCACGACCTCTCGCAGTTGCGCAGCCTGCAGGACTGGTTCCTCAAGTACGAACTCAAGAGCCTGCCGAACGTTTCGGAGGTGGCGACGCTCGGCGGCTTCAACCGCCAGTACCAGATCGTGGTCGATCCGAACCGGCTGCGCGCCTACGGCGTCACCGTCGATCAGGTGATACAGGCGGTGCGCGATGCCAATGGCGAGGCCGGCGGCTCCATCCTCGAACTCGGCGAAGCCGAATACATGGTGCGCTCGCGCGGCTATCTGCGCTCGCTCGACGACTTCCGCCAGATTGGCCTCGGTGCGCGCGGTGACGGTGTGCCGCTGCGCCTGGCGGATGTCGCCGAAATCCGCCTCGGACCGGAACTGAGGCGTGGCATCGCCGAACTCGATGGCGAGGGCGAGACCGTCGGCGGCGTCATCGTGATGCGCTACGGTGCCAATGCCGTGGAAACCATCGACGCGGTCAAGGCCAGGCTCGAACAACTGCAGGGCAGCCTGCCGGCGGGCGTCGAAATCGTGCCGACCTACGACCGTTCGGCCTTGATCGACCGCGCCGTCGACAACCTCGGCCACAAACTGCTGGAGGAATTCATCGTCGTCGCCATCGTCTGCGCGGCCTTCCTGTTCCATCTGCGCTCGGCGCTGGTCGCGGTGGTGAGTCTGCCGGTCGGCGTGCTGGTGGCCTTCATCGTGATGCGTTACCAGGGCATTGGCGCCAACATCATGAGCCTGGGCGGCATTGCGATCGCGATCGGCGCGATGGTCGACGCCGCGATCGTGATGATCGAAAACGCGCACAAGCGCATCGAGCATGAAGGCAGTGACGGCGACCATTCCAGACGCATCGCCGAGGCCGCCGCCGAGGTCGGGCCGGCGCTGTTCTTCAGCCTGCTGATCATCACCGTGTCCTTCGTGCCGGTGTTCAGCTTGCAGGCCCAGGAAGGGCGCCTGTTCGCACCGCTGGCCTACACCAAGACCTACGCGATGGCGGCCGCCGCCGGCCTGTCCGTGACCCTGGTGCCGGTGCTGATGGTGTTGTTCGTGCGCGGCCGCATCCGGCCCGAGTCCGCCAATCCGATCAACCGTGTGCTGGTACGCCTGTATCGGCCGGTGATCCTGCGCGTGCTGCGCCATCCGTGGTGGACGCTGGGCCTGGCCGGCTTGGTATTGCTGCTGTCGCTATGGCCGATGACGCGCCTGGGATCGGAGTTCATCCCGCCACTGGATGAAGGCGACGTGCTGTACATGCCGACCACGCTGCCGGGCGTATCGCCGGGCAAGGCCGCCGAAATCCTGCAGCAGACCGATCGCATCCTCAAGACCTTTCCGGAAGTCGAAACCGTGTTCGGCAAGGTCGGCCGTGCCGATACCGCAACCGATCCGGCGCCGTTGACGATGATCGAAACCACCATCCGCCTCAAGCCGCGCGATCAATGGCGGCCCGGCATGACGCAGCACGGACTGATCGAAGCCTTCGACGCCGCCCTGCAGATTCCGGGCATGGGCAACGTCTGGGTCCAGCCGATCCGCAATCGCATCGACATGCTCGCCACCGGCATCAAGTCGCCGGTCGGCCTCAAGATTTCGGGCCCGGATCTGGCGGTGATCGACCGTATCGGCGGCGAGATCGAAGGTGTGCTCAAGCCGATCGACGGCACGGTGTCGGCTTTCGCCGAACGCGTCGATGGTGGTCGCTACATCGAACTGCATCCATATCGTGAACAGCTCGCGCGTTACGGTCTGTCGATCGCGCAGTTCAACCGGATCGTCGCCGTGGCGGTCGGCGGCCAGAACATCGGCCAGACCGTGGAGGGCCTAGCACGCTATCCGATCAATCTGCGCTACCCGCGCCAATGGCGCGATTCGGTGGCAGCACTGGAATCACTGCCGGTGCTGACCGCGGACGGGCAGACCCTGACGCTGGGCAGCATCGCCGAGGTCGCCATCGTCGACGGCCCGCCGATGATCAAGAGCGAGAACGCGCGGCCGACTGGCACGGTTTTCGTCGACATTCGCGACCGCGATCTGGGCTCCTACGTCGCCGAGGCCAAACAGGCGGTGGCCGCACAGGTCGTGTTGCCGGCCGGCTATTCGATCGCCTGGGCCGGTCAGTTCGAGTACCTGGAACGCGCGGCGCAGCGCCTGCGGCTGGTGATCCCCGTGACCTTGGCGATCATCTTCGTACTGCTGTATCTGAGCTTCGGGCGCTGGACCGAGGCGCTGCTGATCATGGGTACGCTGCCGTTCGCACTGGTCGGCGGCATCTGGCTGATCTGGGCGTTGGGACATGCCGTGTCGGTGGCCACCGCGATCGGTTTCATCGCCCTGGCCGGCGTGTCGGCTGAGTTCGGCGTGATCATGCTGATCTATCTGGATCAGGCCCTGCGGCGACACCGCGAGACCGGGGAAGCGCTGACCGAGACCCGACTCGACGACGCGATCATCGAAGGCGCGGTACAGCGCGTGCGTCCCAAGGCGATGACGGTGGCGGTGATCGTCGCGGGACTCCTGCCGATGTTCTGGGGTGCCGGCACCGGCTCGGAAATCATGCAGCGCATCGCCGCACCGATGATCGGCGGCATGATCAGCGCGCCGCTGCTGTCGATGCTGGTGCTGCCGGCGGCGTACAAGTTGTTGCACGGTCGGCGGCTGCGACGCAGGGAACATGACGCCTGA
- a CDS encoding GNAT family N-acetyltransferase yields MSITVRDATESDLPRILEILNEAIANTTAVWSWTPLDLANRQAWLAARRQRGFPVLVATDESGVLGYASYGPFRDWDGYAQTVEHSVYVDAAARGRGLGRGLLQALIIRAQEAGLHVMIGGIDASNTVSIRLHESLGFSETARMPQVGRKFDRWLDLVFLQKQL; encoded by the coding sequence ATGTCCATCACTGTTCGTGACGCCACCGAATCCGACCTGCCGCGCATTCTGGAGATTCTCAACGAGGCCATCGCCAACACCACCGCGGTGTGGTCGTGGACGCCGCTGGACCTTGCGAACCGCCAGGCCTGGCTGGCCGCCCGACGCCAACGCGGCTTCCCGGTGCTGGTGGCCACGGACGAGTCCGGCGTGCTCGGCTATGCCAGCTACGGCCCGTTTCGGGACTGGGACGGCTATGCGCAAACCGTGGAGCATTCGGTCTACGTGGACGCTGCCGCGCGCGGGCGCGGCCTCGGTCGCGGCCTGCTGCAGGCATTGATCATCCGGGCGCAGGAGGCCGGCCTGCACGTAATGATTGGGGGCATCGACGCCAGCAATACGGTATCGATCCGCCTGCACGAATCGCTGGGCTTCAGCGAGACCGCCCGCATGCCGCAGGTGGGACGCAAGTTCGATCGCTGGCTGGATCTGGTGTTTCTGCAGAAACAGCTTTGA
- a CDS encoding TolC family protein — translation MFRMASTLVAAWALILIAFAPPAAAAPTLRLEQAQRLALAQQPALLAQRAGINAARERAVSAAQLPAPELNLGLSNLSLSDPNPYRDDAERMSMTRIGIRQAVPNAAKRELASQREQDTAALGEVRYQALRRRIDRDVAQAWIAVWSGARALALMRQLTAQSRHQQDTATIGFRSGQGEQTTVLAASLDLERMRDRIAELEQQQAVDRARLARWIGDEAAQEALPDSAPTLRAPPSLDRLLDGLAAHPEIRGEDRLQALAQTQIELAQAQNKPDWRVQAGYAYRQPYDDMISVEVGIDLPWVGASRRQDRELAAARERLAGQSASREDRLRRLRAQAASDYREWTRLGERLQRYDDTLLPLAQRRTDAALADYRAGNGDLSVVFDARRTVLELRLQRLSLQTQKLNKTASLQWLAAGESE, via the coding sequence ATGTTTCGAATGGCAAGCACCCTCGTTGCGGCGTGGGCCTTGATCCTGATCGCGTTCGCACCGCCGGCGGCGGCCGCGCCGACGCTGAGGCTTGAACAGGCACAGCGCTTGGCACTCGCGCAGCAGCCTGCGTTGTTGGCGCAGCGTGCCGGCATCAATGCGGCCCGCGAGCGCGCCGTCTCGGCGGCGCAACTGCCGGCGCCGGAACTGAACCTGGGTCTGAGCAACCTCAGCCTGTCCGATCCCAACCCGTATCGCGACGACGCCGAACGCATGAGCATGACGCGAATCGGGATTCGTCAGGCCGTGCCCAATGCCGCCAAGCGCGAACTTGCCTCGCAGCGCGAGCAGGACACGGCCGCGCTGGGAGAAGTCCGCTACCAGGCCTTGAGGCGACGCATCGATCGGGATGTGGCACAGGCCTGGATCGCGGTCTGGAGCGGCGCACGCGCGCTGGCGTTGATGCGTCAGCTAACCGCGCAAAGCCGACATCAGCAGGACACCGCGACGATCGGCTTTCGCAGCGGCCAGGGCGAGCAGACCACGGTGCTCGCGGCCAGCCTGGACCTTGAACGAATGCGTGACCGGATCGCGGAGCTCGAACAGCAACAGGCCGTCGATCGGGCGCGTCTGGCGCGCTGGATCGGGGACGAGGCGGCGCAGGAGGCGCTGCCCGACAGCGCGCCGACCCTGAGGGCTCCGCCATCACTGGACCGCTTGCTGGACGGTCTTGCGGCACATCCGGAGATCCGCGGCGAAGACCGGCTGCAGGCGCTGGCGCAGACGCAGATCGAACTCGCGCAGGCGCAGAACAAGCCCGATTGGCGGGTGCAGGCCGGCTATGCCTACCGCCAGCCGTACGACGACATGATCAGCGTGGAGGTCGGTATCGATCTGCCCTGGGTCGGCGCCAGCCGGCGCCAGGACCGCGAGCTGGCCGCCGCCCGCGAACGGCTGGCCGGACAGTCGGCCAGTCGTGAGGACCGCCTGCGGCGGCTGCGCGCGCAGGCCGCATCGGACTACCGCGAATGGACCCGCCTTGGCGAACGCCTGCAGCGCTACGACGACACGCTGCTGCCGCTGGCACAGCGCCGCACGGACGCCGCGCTGGCGGATTACCGCGCCGGCAACGGTGATTTGAGCGTGGTCTTCGATGCGCGCCGCACGGTGCTGGAGCTTCGTCTGCAACGCCTGAGTCTGCAGACCCAGAAATTGAACAAAACGGCCAGCCTGCAATGGCTCGCCGCCGGAGAATCCGAATGA
- a CDS encoding efflux RND transporter periplasmic adaptor subunit, with the protein MNRASLIAASLLIIAVAAGGIWYARTPKASDAESPPAASAADAREVLYWYDPMKPEVHFDEPGPSPFMDMALVPKYRQADRGEGIVSIDPRMAQNLGVRSAPVERGTFWQRIDTVGSVAIDERRIRVIESRASGWIESQTVHTVGATVRRGERVAGVYSPALYAAQQEYVLALRAGDAALAEASRQRLRLLGATEAQVDGVRRRGTAERELSLVSPIDGVVIDLDAHEGRQIGPGMPLMRIADLSRIWVYADIPEAQADWIAQGRPAEVQLRGRTGGLLEGEVDYLYPTVDAASRTVRARLVFDNPDGLLRPGMYVDVTLFGGARREVLTVPSEALIRTGSRNTVIVAEGAGRFRPVSVALGPERLGRTVIADGLEEAQQVVVSGQFLIDSEASLQGAYARMDQDTPHGQNP; encoded by the coding sequence ATGAACAGGGCAAGTCTGATCGCCGCATCACTGCTGATCATCGCGGTGGCGGCCGGCGGCATCTGGTATGCACGTACGCCGAAGGCCTCCGACGCCGAGTCCCCGCCCGCGGCCTCGGCTGCGGACGCACGCGAGGTGCTGTACTGGTACGACCCGATGAAGCCGGAGGTGCATTTCGACGAACCCGGGCCCTCACCGTTCATGGACATGGCGCTGGTGCCCAAGTACCGGCAGGCCGATCGTGGCGAGGGCATCGTCAGTATCGATCCGCGCATGGCCCAGAATCTGGGTGTGCGCAGCGCGCCGGTCGAGCGTGGCACGTTCTGGCAGCGCATCGATACCGTGGGCAGCGTCGCGATCGACGAGCGACGCATTCGCGTCATCGAGAGTCGCGCCTCGGGCTGGATCGAATCTCAGACCGTGCATACCGTCGGCGCGACGGTGCGGCGCGGCGAGCGCGTCGCCGGCGTCTATTCGCCGGCGCTGTACGCGGCACAGCAGGAGTACGTGTTGGCGCTGCGGGCCGGCGACGCCGCGCTCGCCGAGGCCTCGCGCCAACGTCTGCGGCTGCTCGGCGCCACCGAGGCTCAGGTCGACGGCGTGCGGCGGCGTGGCACCGCCGAACGCGAGCTGTCTCTGGTCTCGCCGATCGACGGCGTGGTGATCGATCTCGATGCCCACGAAGGCCGCCAGATCGGGCCCGGCATGCCGCTGATGCGCATCGCCGACCTCTCGCGCATCTGGGTGTATGCCGATATCCCGGAGGCCCAGGCCGACTGGATCGCGCAGGGGCGCCCGGCCGAGGTGCAGTTGCGCGGCCGCACCGGGGGGCTGCTGGAAGGCGAGGTCGACTATCTGTATCCGACGGTGGACGCCGCCAGCCGCACCGTGCGTGCGCGGCTGGTGTTCGACAATCCGGACGGTCTGCTGCGGCCCGGCATGTATGTGGACGTAACGCTGTTCGGCGGGGCGCGTCGCGAGGTATTGACGGTGCCGAGCGAAGCCCTGATCCGAACCGGCTCGCGCAACACCGTGATCGTCGCCGAGGGCGCAGGCCGCTTCCGGCCCGTGTCCGTGGCACTGGGCCCGGAGCGCCTGGGCCGCACGGTGATCGCGGACGGGCTTGAAGAAGCTCAACAGGTCGTCGTCTCGGGTCAATTCCTGATCGATTCGGAGGCGAGCCTGCAAGGCGCCTATGCACGCATGGACCAAGACACGCCTCACGGGCAAAACCCATGA